A window of the Paenibacillus woosongensis genome harbors these coding sequences:
- the cydD gene encoding thiol reductant ABC exporter subunit CydD: MGRDLMKFKGIKPVLAGIGVLTLIQSIAIILQAKWLAEVVSVLFAGAKLQEQFGGAVLFLLAFIVRQISSLLQQRIAHRFAERTGKELRKQVMEKLFELGPRFAKREGTGNLVTLVLDGVTKFRNYLELFLPRMLATGMTPALILLYVFTLDVTAAVILVITLPILIAFLILVGLAARKQMDRQWKSYRTLSNHFVDSLRGLETLKFLGHSKRHSKSIEKVSDSYRSATMRTLRVAFLSSFALDFFTMLSVASVAVSLGLRLIDGNMTLLTGLTILILAPEYFLPVRMVGADYHATLDGKEAGEAMNAIIAEGEAEKAALAQLPEGASLVWHANSVMKLSSLKVRHEEEGQTSLPSLDLSELELGGMGKIGIIGESGAGKSTLIDVLGGFLRPTEGEIELNGVKLGDLASAEWRKQITYIPQNPYIFSGTLAENIAFYSPGASRTAIEQAAAAAGLGALAASLPAGYDEPIGGGGRALSGGQEQRVALARALLSERPVLLLDEPTAHLDIETEYELKATMLPLFEGKLVLLATHRLHWMRDMDCIIVMEQGRIAEMGTHDELVARKGAYYRLLTLHREGIL, encoded by the coding sequence ATGGGACGCGATTTAATGAAGTTTAAAGGGATCAAGCCGGTTCTTGCCGGGATCGGCGTTCTGACCCTCATTCAGAGCATCGCTATCATATTGCAGGCCAAATGGCTGGCGGAGGTTGTCTCCGTCCTGTTTGCCGGCGCTAAGCTGCAGGAGCAATTCGGCGGGGCCGTCTTGTTCCTGCTTGCTTTTATCGTCCGGCAAATTTCCTCGCTTCTGCAGCAGCGGATAGCTCACCGCTTCGCTGAGCGGACAGGCAAGGAGCTGCGCAAGCAGGTAATGGAGAAGCTGTTCGAGCTGGGCCCCCGGTTTGCGAAAAGAGAGGGCACCGGCAATCTGGTGACACTTGTCCTGGACGGCGTAACGAAGTTCCGCAACTATCTGGAGCTGTTCCTTCCCCGAATGCTGGCAACTGGGATGACACCAGCGTTGATTCTGCTGTATGTATTTACCCTGGATGTTACGGCGGCTGTCATTTTGGTCATCACTTTGCCGATTCTCATCGCTTTCTTGATTCTAGTAGGATTGGCTGCGCGCAAGCAGATGGATCGCCAGTGGAAATCGTACCGCACCTTGTCGAATCATTTCGTGGATTCGCTGCGCGGGCTGGAGACTTTGAAATTTCTCGGGCACAGCAAGCGGCATAGCAAGTCGATCGAGAAAGTGAGCGATTCTTACCGCTCCGCGACGATGCGGACGCTGCGCGTAGCGTTCCTGTCCTCGTTTGCCCTTGACTTCTTCACGATGCTGTCGGTCGCATCCGTAGCGGTCAGCCTTGGCCTGCGCTTGATCGACGGCAACATGACGCTGTTGACGGGACTGACGATCCTCATTCTGGCCCCGGAGTACTTCCTGCCTGTCCGGATGGTCGGGGCAGATTATCATGCGACTCTTGATGGCAAGGAGGCCGGCGAAGCGATGAATGCGATCATCGCCGAAGGAGAGGCGGAGAAAGCCGCCTTGGCGCAGCTGCCCGAAGGGGCATCGCTGGTGTGGCACGCGAACAGTGTCATGAAGCTGTCATCGCTGAAGGTACGGCATGAGGAGGAGGGTCAGACTTCGCTGCCTTCGTTGGATCTGTCCGAGCTTGAGTTGGGCGGTATGGGCAAAATCGGCATTATCGGCGAGAGCGGAGCCGGCAAATCGACCCTGATCGATGTGCTGGGCGGCTTCCTGCGCCCGACGGAGGGTGAAATCGAACTGAACGGCGTGAAGCTGGGGGATTTGGCGAGCGCGGAGTGGCGAAAGCAGATTACGTACATCCCGCAAAATCCTTATATATTCAGCGGTACGCTGGCAGAGAATATTGCTTTCTATTCGCCGGGCGCTTCCCGTACTGCAATCGAGCAGGCCGCTGCCGCCGCGGGGCTAGGCGCTTTAGCGGCTTCGCTGCCCGCCGGGTATGATGAGCCTATCGGCGGGGGCGGGCGCGCCTTGAGCGGCGGCCAGGAGCAGCGTGTGGCGCTGGCTCGAGCTTTGCTCAGCGAGCGGCCGGTCCTGCTGCTGGATGAGCCGACAGCTCATTTGGACATCGAGACGGAATATGAATTGAAGGCGACGATGCTGCCTTTGTTCGAAGGCAAGCTTGTGCTGCTGGCGACCCACCGCCTGCACTGGATGCGGGACATGGACTGCATTATCGTTATGGAGCAGGGCCGGATTGCCGAGATGGGTACCCATGACGAGCTGGTCGCAAGAAAGGGCGCATATTATCGCTTGTTAACATTACACCGGGAGGGGATATTGTGA
- a CDS encoding stalk domain-containing protein yields MKLKSISLAAALLVLQAALAVPAAMAQAPVYGSVVQEENLPGHQVHTLTNAVAAGTTDSNGVPAQSPADATVPGNTESGNAEAGNTSEGSTKPQAPEAPASEQPAGDSASDHSTPDTSVPGSPSDTAADNPAAPPSGGGQLILYMNSTRMEQDGQEYTSSQPMTVKDGVSYVSIRSLVDRVGYQIAYDAKTKETIIKYGDDELRFKTDSKTYRVNGKTMTMKGASYQDNNVFMVPLTSITQALNISYKVEGKKVIMQLSTKPVASFTVLNDKIIAGETTVLYQTKSSSPKGVPIVDERWEGRQDIFASAGTYTVSYSVQDANGEWSDPYVRTIVVANPNVPPVAQFKTDKDQYKMGEPITITDLSYDEDGEIVDRQWMNNYPAFFTPGPVIIQLIVTDNDGASSKIEHTINITTETLYTKDEFSKLFTPIGSNFTINGGEALGYERLTYTYSTEPYTLFKDNGPEPVYSEGMLYRDTISGLTRFMTHHVNKTEEKGKVYIIAKNINEVPANLEVITSGMAGPDIYAEITGTKSVARYFENYKNDSKKQTITLAPGESKIIFDDMIKLALKPQETISFLGDLYSDSPIEYTSVFVKDGQDPLEVVDTLPVLDPIQSVMRGTFTDSTRIFEHYETIGGGKNYRLSLTDNSADPFQIGTDTVLGVSSVNAGNYGVIYKIKLRVAPRTLITFNPRGGLYMGAALINGNLVSFSHTGKDNVSSQTSVLHRTGDSEEIVEIWTTPSAGSNLPFSILFMPLPEIKH; encoded by the coding sequence ATGAAATTGAAAAGCATTTCTCTAGCAGCTGCGCTCCTCGTCTTACAGGCCGCACTGGCTGTACCTGCCGCTATGGCGCAGGCACCCGTTTATGGTTCAGTCGTCCAGGAGGAGAACCTGCCAGGCCATCAGGTACATACTTTAACAAATGCGGTAGCCGCTGGCACTACAGATTCGAACGGCGTTCCGGCACAAAGTCCGGCAGACGCGACTGTACCGGGCAATACCGAATCCGGCAACGCTGAAGCCGGCAATACTAGCGAAGGTTCAACCAAGCCGCAAGCTCCTGAAGCTCCCGCATCGGAGCAGCCGGCAGGCGATTCAGCATCAGACCATTCTACGCCAGATACTTCCGTACCGGGTAGTCCATCCGACACTGCGGCCGATAACCCAGCTGCCCCGCCAAGCGGAGGAGGCCAGCTGATTCTTTATATGAACAGCACGCGCATGGAGCAGGACGGCCAGGAGTATACCTCTTCCCAGCCCATGACCGTGAAGGACGGCGTATCCTATGTCAGCATTCGCTCCCTGGTCGACCGGGTCGGTTACCAAATCGCCTATGACGCGAAGACGAAGGAGACGATTATCAAATACGGGGACGATGAGCTCCGCTTCAAGACCGACAGCAAGACTTACCGTGTGAACGGCAAAACGATGACGATGAAGGGCGCCAGCTACCAGGACAATAACGTGTTCATGGTGCCGCTCACCTCCATCACCCAGGCCCTCAACATTTCTTATAAAGTAGAGGGCAAAAAGGTCATCATGCAGTTGTCCACCAAACCCGTTGCTTCCTTCACGGTGCTGAACGACAAAATTATAGCCGGTGAAACGACGGTGCTCTATCAAACGAAGTCCTCCTCCCCTAAAGGCGTGCCCATCGTCGATGAGAGATGGGAAGGACGGCAGGACATCTTTGCATCGGCGGGCACTTACACGGTTTCCTATTCCGTCCAGGATGCCAATGGAGAGTGGAGCGATCCTTATGTCCGGACGATCGTCGTCGCCAATCCGAACGTTCCTCCTGTAGCCCAGTTCAAGACGGACAAGGACCAATACAAGATGGGCGAACCGATTACGATTACCGACCTGAGCTATGACGAAGACGGCGAGATCGTCGACCGGCAATGGATGAACAACTATCCGGCTTTCTTTACGCCGGGGCCCGTCATTATCCAATTGATCGTTACGGACAACGACGGGGCATCCTCAAAAATTGAGCATACGATCAATATTACGACGGAGACGCTGTATACGAAGGATGAGTTCTCCAAGCTCTTCACCCCGATCGGCAGCAACTTTACGATCAACGGCGGAGAAGCCCTTGGCTACGAACGGCTCACCTACACCTATTCGACGGAGCCGTACACGCTGTTCAAGGATAATGGCCCTGAGCCTGTGTACTCCGAAGGCATGCTGTACCGGGATACGATTAGCGGCCTGACACGGTTCATGACGCACCATGTCAATAAAACCGAGGAGAAGGGCAAAGTCTACATTATCGCCAAAAATATCAACGAGGTACCGGCCAATTTGGAGGTCATCACCTCAGGCATGGCCGGCCCGGATATTTATGCCGAAATTACCGGGACGAAATCCGTCGCCCGTTATTTTGAGAATTACAAGAATGACAGCAAGAAGCAAACGATCACGCTGGCTCCCGGCGAGAGCAAAATCATCTTCGATGACATGATTAAGCTAGCCCTGAAGCCGCAGGAGACGATCTCTTTCCTGGGCGATCTTTATAGTGACTCGCCGATTGAATACACCAGTGTCTTCGTCAAAGACGGTCAAGACCCGCTCGAAGTTGTAGACACGCTGCCGGTGCTCGACCCGATTCAATCGGTCATGCGCGGCACATTTACGGATTCCACGCGGATATTCGAGCATTACGAAACGATCGGCGGCGGCAAGAACTACCGCCTGTCCCTGACGGATAATTCCGCCGATCCTTTCCAGATCGGGACGGACACGGTGCTGGGCGTATCCAGCGTCAATGCGGGCAACTACGGCGTTATCTATAAAATCAAGCTGCGCGTAGCTCCTCGCACGCTAATCACGTTTAATCCGCGCGGAGGATTGTACATGGGAGCTGCCCTGATCAACGGCAACCTGGTCAGCTTCTCCCATACAGGCAAAGACAATGTTTCCAGCCAGACCAGCGTGCTGCACCGTACCGGAGATTCCGAAGAAATCGTAGAAATTTGGACGACACCGTCCGCAGGAAGCAACTTGCCATTTTCCATTCTGTTCATGCCTCTTCCTGAAATTAAGCACTAA
- a CDS encoding nitrous oxide-stimulated promoter family protein — protein sequence MVSEAKAARQEGPRIRREKETVAHMMLIYCQGVHLEAEKRHSVIDRGKKRTKDAEKNNSAKRTLLCEDCYALYNYSQKRLTYCRFGEEKTTCANCPVHCYAPQEQEEIRRVMRYAGARMLFRHPWLAFRHVLDGRTSRSI from the coding sequence ATGGTATCTGAAGCGAAAGCAGCAAGGCAGGAAGGGCCGAGAATCCGCCGTGAGAAGGAGACTGTCGCCCATATGATGCTTATATATTGCCAAGGTGTGCATCTGGAAGCGGAGAAGCGCCACTCGGTTATAGACAGGGGAAAGAAACGGACGAAGGATGCGGAAAAAAACAACTCTGCCAAACGCACCCTCTTATGCGAGGATTGCTATGCCTTGTACAATTACAGTCAAAAGCGTCTGACATACTGCCGCTTTGGCGAGGAGAAGACGACCTGTGCCAACTGTCCGGTTCACTGCTACGCACCGCAAGAGCAGGAGGAGATCAGGCGGGTGATGCGCTATGCCGGGGCTCGAATGCTGTTCAGGCATCCCTGGCTCGCTTTCCGCCATGTCCTCGACGGCAGAACCAGCCGCAGCATCTAG
- a CDS encoding cytochrome ubiquinol oxidase subunit I translates to MDPVMLARIQFAATTIFHFFFVPLSIGLVLLIAIMETMYVAKGKEIYKRMAKFWGKLFLINFAVGVVTGILQEFQFGMNWSDYSRFVGDVFGAPLAVEALFAFFMESTFIGLWIFGWDRLSKRVHLLSIWLVSLGTIASAFWILAANSFMQRPVGFTINNGRAEMNDFFALISNGQLWVEFPHTVLGAFATGAFLITGISAYKLMKRQDVELFKKSFTIAIIIGLITSFATALYGHQQAQYLVKTQPMKMAAAESLWGKSGDPAPWTVYAHIDPKTGENTFEIKIPYLLSFLSYSEFSGEVKGMNELQAEYEQTYGPGDYVPPVRTTFWSFRVMVAAGSLMIVLGMYGTYLAWRKKLDRPNKWYYRIMLWAISLPFIANTSGWIMTEIGRQPWTVFGYMRTEDSISPSVTSGQILFSLIAFTAIYAVLAAVMVYLFVKVIKKGPYADNANDDEQSADPYGKEGYHAIS, encoded by the coding sequence ATGGATCCGGTAATGCTTGCGCGTATCCAATTTGCAGCAACAACAATCTTTCACTTCTTCTTTGTGCCGTTGTCCATAGGTCTGGTGCTGCTCATCGCGATCATGGAAACCATGTATGTGGCCAAAGGGAAAGAAATCTACAAGCGCATGGCCAAGTTCTGGGGGAAATTATTCCTCATTAACTTCGCCGTGGGGGTCGTAACCGGGATTCTGCAGGAATTTCAGTTCGGCATGAACTGGTCGGACTACTCGCGCTTTGTGGGCGACGTCTTCGGTGCTCCACTGGCCGTTGAAGCGCTATTCGCCTTTTTTATGGAATCAACGTTTATCGGGTTGTGGATTTTCGGATGGGACCGACTGTCCAAGCGAGTGCACTTGCTTAGCATTTGGCTCGTATCTCTCGGTACGATTGCATCCGCCTTCTGGATTTTGGCGGCCAACTCGTTTATGCAGCGTCCTGTCGGTTTTACGATCAATAACGGCCGGGCGGAAATGAATGACTTCTTCGCACTGATCAGCAACGGTCAGCTGTGGGTGGAATTCCCGCATACGGTGCTCGGCGCATTTGCGACAGGAGCGTTCCTCATTACGGGCATCAGCGCCTATAAATTGATGAAACGCCAGGATGTGGAGCTCTTCAAAAAATCGTTCACCATCGCGATTATTATCGGTTTGATTACTTCGTTTGCCACGGCATTGTACGGTCACCAGCAGGCGCAGTATTTGGTAAAGACCCAGCCGATGAAAATGGCAGCCGCTGAGAGCTTATGGGGCAAGAGCGGCGATCCGGCACCTTGGACGGTATATGCGCATATCGATCCGAAGACCGGAGAAAACACGTTTGAAATCAAAATTCCGTATCTGCTCAGCTTCTTGTCCTATAGCGAATTCTCCGGCGAGGTGAAAGGGATGAACGAGCTGCAGGCCGAATACGAGCAAACTTACGGTCCCGGCGACTACGTTCCGCCCGTGCGGACCACCTTCTGGAGCTTCCGGGTCATGGTTGCGGCAGGATCATTGATGATCGTGCTCGGGATGTACGGCACCTATCTGGCATGGCGCAAAAAGCTGGACCGTCCGAACAAATGGTACTACCGCATCATGCTGTGGGCGATTTCCTTGCCGTTCATTGCGAATACGTCAGGCTGGATCATGACGGAAATCGGACGTCAGCCGTGGACGGTGTTCGGCTACATGCGGACCGAGGACAGCATATCGCCGAGCGTCACCTCCGGCCAGATCCTATTCTCGCTTATCGCATTTACGGCAATTTATGCGGTATTGGCTGCAGTGATGGTGTATTTATTCGTTAAAGTGATTAAGAAAGGCCCTTATGCCGACAATGCGAATGATGATGAGCAATCGGCAGATCCATATGGTAAGGAGGGATACCATGCTATCTCTTAA
- the cydB gene encoding cytochrome d ubiquinol oxidase subunit II: MLSLNELWFILVAVLFIGFFFLEGFDFGVGMSTRFLAKNDMERRVLINSIGPFWDANEVWLLTAGGAMFAAFPNWYATLFSGYYTPLVVLLLALIGRGVAFEFRGKGKSQRWKNTWDLAIFLGSLLPPFLLGVVFSGLLKGLPIDSDMEMKAGLFDMVNLYTLIGGITVVVLCLVHGLLFTTLRTTGSLQERARKLAHKLLIPLAALFVIFGVMTYFQTDVFEVRALPLTLIAVVGLGAFLLAGRFISKKRDGWAFGMTGTLIALSISSVFIGLFPRVMVSSISEAYSLTIHNAASGPYSLKIMTIVALTLLPFVLGYQIWSYFVFHKRINEKEHLEY, translated from the coding sequence ATGCTATCTCTTAATGAGCTCTGGTTCATCCTCGTTGCAGTTCTGTTTATCGGTTTCTTCTTCCTCGAGGGCTTTGATTTCGGGGTAGGGATGAGTACGCGGTTTCTAGCTAAGAATGATATGGAAAGAAGGGTGCTGATTAACTCGATCGGTCCCTTCTGGGATGCGAACGAAGTCTGGCTGCTGACGGCGGGCGGCGCGATGTTTGCGGCCTTCCCGAACTGGTATGCCACGCTGTTCAGCGGCTACTACACACCGCTTGTCGTATTGCTGCTGGCCTTGATCGGCCGCGGGGTCGCCTTTGAATTCCGCGGCAAGGGGAAGAGCCAGCGCTGGAAGAACACTTGGGATCTGGCCATTTTCCTTGGAAGTCTGCTGCCTCCGTTTCTGCTCGGCGTGGTGTTCTCCGGGCTGCTCAAAGGACTGCCAATCGACAGCGATATGGAGATGAAGGCCGGATTGTTCGATATGGTCAATCTATACACTCTTATCGGCGGGATTACCGTTGTTGTTCTGTGTCTCGTCCACGGTTTGCTGTTCACGACCTTGCGGACGACGGGCAGTTTGCAGGAACGTGCCCGCAAGCTGGCGCATAAGCTGCTTATTCCGCTAGCGGCATTGTTCGTTATCTTTGGAGTGATGACGTACTTCCAAACGGATGTATTCGAGGTCCGTGCCTTGCCGCTGACGCTGATCGCAGTGGTTGGCCTGGGGGCCTTCCTACTTGCCGGACGGTTCATCAGCAAGAAAAGAGACGGCTGGGCTTTTGGGATGACGGGTACGTTGATCGCCCTTTCAATCTCTTCCGTATTTATTGGGTTGTTCCCGCGCGTCATGGTCAGCTCGATCAGCGAAGCTTACTCGCTGACGATTCACAATGCGGCGTCTGGTCCATATTCATTAAAGATCATGACGATTGTTGCGCTGACCTTGCTGCCATTTGTACTTGGCTACCAAATTTGGAGTTACTTCGTCTTTCATAAACGCATTAATGAGAAGGAGCATTTAGAGTACTAA